In the Halarsenatibacter silvermanii genome, GTTTCCAATGTCTATGAAAAACAGAGCATGATTGTCACCACCAACCTTGAATTTGGCCGATGGGATGAAGTTTTTGGTGATGAAAGACTTACAACAGCTCTTTTGGATCGTGTGGTTCACCATGCTCATATCCTTACTTTTACAGGAAAAAGCTACCGCTTTCAGCAGGCTATGGCCAGGAAAAACAAAAACAAAGAAGAATAAGCAATTTACATTTTTTGGTTACCCTTCTTTAAAGAAGGGTAACCGCTCCCAACCCGGACAACCGCACAACCATAAAGTCAAAACCAACATCAATACATTA is a window encoding:
- a CDS encoding ATP-binding protein, whose amino-acid sequence is VSNVYEKQSMIVTTNLEFGRWDEVFGDERLTTALLDRVVHHAHILTFTGKSYRFQQAMARKNKNKEE